A DNA window from Bradyrhizobium sp. CCBAU 53421 contains the following coding sequences:
- the pip gene encoding prolyl aminopeptidase, with translation MAPDADAGKAARRADPFAPLTSEWLDVGDGHNLHVESVGREGGIPAVYLHGGPGSGCQPDHRRLFDPERFHAVLFDQRGCGRSRPKGGRDHNTTQHLIADLEKIRERFGFARWMVAGGSWGATLALAYAEAHPERVSGLALRATFLGTAEELEDVFLRALPRVYPGLSEDFLNFLPEPERATPLAAYYRRILDPDTAVHAPAARAWHDTERTLSEHTPKQTRLDLTKASGALPSTPFMEAHYFANNCFMRPNQLMDEAGKLAGIPGILVQGRYDLLCPPATSHALAARWPGSEVRIVDGAGHILYDPGIRNAVMKAIADLAAKAG, from the coding sequence ATGGCGCCTGATGCCGATGCCGGCAAGGCTGCAAGGCGCGCCGATCCCTTTGCTCCCCTGACATCGGAGTGGCTCGATGTCGGCGACGGGCACAATTTGCACGTCGAGAGCGTCGGGCGCGAGGGCGGCATCCCAGCGGTCTATCTGCATGGCGGCCCGGGCAGCGGCTGCCAGCCGGATCACCGCCGGCTGTTCGATCCCGAACGCTTTCACGCCGTGCTGTTCGACCAGCGCGGCTGCGGCCGCAGCCGGCCGAAGGGCGGCCGCGACCACAACACGACCCAGCATTTGATCGCCGACCTGGAGAAGATCCGCGAGCGCTTCGGCTTCGCGCGCTGGATGGTGGCCGGCGGCTCCTGGGGCGCGACGCTGGCGCTGGCCTATGCAGAGGCGCATCCGGAGCGGGTCAGCGGGCTCGCACTGCGCGCGACGTTTCTCGGCACGGCTGAGGAACTGGAAGACGTGTTCCTGCGCGCTTTGCCGCGCGTCTATCCCGGCCTCTCCGAGGACTTCCTCAACTTCCTGCCCGAGCCCGAGCGTGCGACGCCGCTTGCGGCCTATTACCGCCGCATCCTCGATCCCGACACAGCCGTGCATGCGCCGGCCGCGCGCGCCTGGCACGACACCGAACGCACGCTGTCGGAGCACACGCCGAAGCAGACCCGGCTCGACCTGACGAAGGCATCTGGCGCCCTGCCCTCAACGCCGTTCATGGAGGCGCACTACTTCGCCAACAATTGCTTCATGCGGCCGAACCAGCTGATGGACGAGGCCGGCAAGCTCGCCGGCATTCCCGGCATCCTGGTGCAGGGCCGTTACGACCTGCTGTGCCCGCCCGCGACGTCGCACGCGCTCGCCGCGCGCTGGCCGGGCAGCGAGGTTCGCATCGTCGATGGCGCCGGCCACATCCTCTACGATCCCGGCATCCGCAACGCCGTGATGAAGGCGATCGCGGACCTCGCG
- the pqqE gene encoding pyrroloquinoline quinone biosynthesis protein PqqE, which produces MSDTLAGNKTTTAGPTDGLAVLEQTRSAAETYGIPLAVLLEITHRCPLQCPYCSNPVELDRGSTELTSEEWKKVLSELAELGVLQVHFSGGEPTARKDIVELVQHATDVGLYSNLITSAVLLTRDKLSALSDAGLSHVQISFQGNEPVVADRVAGLKDAHRKKLEVAKWTRELDMPLTVNAVMHRQNLHQLSDIIQMAVDLDADRLEVANVQYYGWALKNRAALMPTIAQIEETSRIVEEAQARLKGTLAIDYVVPDYYALRPKKCMGGWGRQFFNISPAGKVLPCHAAESITGLEFESVRSNHSIAWIWQNSEAFNRYRGTGWMPEPCKSCEFREVDYGGCRCQAFALTGDAANTDPACALSPRHEEIFKQAEQESAGTQNRFLYRNFAGGTLETDEHGDQRNGA; this is translated from the coding sequence ATGAGTGACACGCTCGCCGGCAACAAGACAACGACGGCAGGCCCGACCGACGGGCTCGCGGTGCTCGAGCAAACCCGCTCGGCGGCCGAGACCTACGGCATCCCGCTCGCGGTGCTGCTCGAGATCACCCACCGCTGCCCGCTGCAATGTCCGTATTGCTCCAACCCGGTCGAGCTCGACCGCGGCTCGACCGAGCTCACGTCAGAGGAATGGAAGAAGGTGCTGAGCGAGCTTGCCGAGCTCGGCGTGCTGCAGGTCCATTTCTCCGGCGGCGAGCCGACCGCGCGCAAGGACATCGTCGAGCTGGTGCAGCACGCGACCGATGTCGGGCTCTATTCCAACCTGATCACATCAGCCGTGCTGTTGACCAGGGACAAGCTTTCGGCGCTGTCCGATGCCGGCCTCAGCCATGTACAGATCAGCTTCCAGGGCAATGAACCCGTGGTCGCCGATCGCGTCGCGGGCCTGAAGGACGCACATCGCAAGAAGCTCGAAGTCGCGAAATGGACGCGCGAGCTCGACATGCCGCTCACGGTGAACGCCGTGATGCACCGGCAGAACCTGCATCAGCTGTCCGACATCATCCAGATGGCGGTCGACCTCGATGCCGACCGGCTCGAAGTCGCCAACGTGCAGTATTACGGCTGGGCGCTGAAGAACCGCGCCGCGCTGATGCCGACGATCGCGCAGATCGAGGAGACCAGCCGGATCGTCGAGGAAGCCCAGGCGCGCCTGAAGGGCACGCTCGCGATCGACTATGTGGTGCCGGATTACTACGCGCTGCGGCCGAAGAAATGCATGGGCGGCTGGGGTCGCCAGTTCTTCAACATCTCGCCGGCCGGCAAGGTGCTGCCGTGCCACGCCGCCGAGAGCATCACCGGGCTCGAATTCGAATCCGTCCGTTCGAATCATTCGATCGCCTGGATCTGGCAGAACTCGGAGGCCTTCAACCGCTATCGCGGCACCGGCTGGATGCCGGAGCCGTGCAAGTCTTGCGAATTCCGCGAGGTCGACTACGGCGGCTGCCGCTGCCAGGCCTTTGCGCTGACCGGCGATGCCGCCAATACCGACCCGGCCTGCGCGCTGTCGCCGCGGCACGAGGAGATCTTCAAGCAGGCCGAGCAGGAATCCGCCGGCACGCAGAACCGCTTCCTCTACCGCAACTTCGCCGGCGGCACGCTGGAGACGGACGAACACGGAGACCAGCGCAATGGCGCCTGA
- the pqqD gene encoding pyrroloquinoline quinone biosynthesis peptide chaperone PqqD — MASRNISVSETSRPKLPRHTKLKFDETRQVWVILAPERVLAPDEIAVEVLQLCDGVRSVAEMVDQLAEKYAAPREAIATDVIAMLQDLADKGFLTEARESTA, encoded by the coding sequence ATGGCCAGCCGCAACATCAGCGTCAGCGAGACCAGCCGGCCGAAACTGCCGCGCCATACCAAGCTGAAATTCGACGAAACGCGGCAGGTCTGGGTGATCCTGGCCCCGGAGCGCGTGCTGGCGCCGGACGAGATCGCGGTCGAGGTGCTGCAGCTTTGCGACGGCGTGCGCAGCGTCGCAGAGATGGTGGATCAGCTCGCGGAAAAATACGCCGCGCCACGCGAGGCGATCGCGACCGACGTGATCGCGATGCTGCAGGACCTGGCCGACAAGGGCTTTCTCACCGAAGCGCGCGAGAGCACAGCATGA